One genomic window of Anaerofustis stercorihominis DSM 17244 includes the following:
- a CDS encoding acyl-CoA thioesterase, protein MKDYEHKARYHETDKMGIIHHSNYIKWYEDARINFMDILGISYKKMEEAQIISPVLEVRSEYKNMVYFDDTVIIHVDIVKYNGIRLELKYIITNKESGEIVNIGYSKHCFLHNGKIINLKKHAPNFHEMFLNASKSI, encoded by the coding sequence ATGAAAGATTATGAACATAAAGCAAGATATCACGAAACAGATAAAATGGGTATAATACACCATTCAAACTATATAAAGTGGTATGAAGACGCAAGGATCAATTTTATGGATATACTTGGAATAAGCTATAAGAAAATGGAAGAGGCTCAAATCATATCTCCCGTACTTGAAGTCAGAAGTGAATATAAGAATATGGTCTATTTCGATGATACAGTGATAATTCATGTAGATATAGTAAAATATAACGGTATAAGGCTGGAGCTTAAGTATATCATCACAAATAAAGAAAGCGGTGAAATCGTAAATATCGGATACAGCAAACATTGTTTTTTACATAATGGAAAGATAATAAATTTAAAGAAACATGCTCCGAACTTCCATGAAATGTTTTTAAACGCTTCAAAATCAATATAA
- a CDS encoding DUF3795 domain-containing protein, which yields MKNYKRDYALLSLCGLNCGLCTMHIDGYCPGCGGGDGHQSCKIVKCAITTSSPEFCSLCSEYPCKNYEHITDFDSFITHQNMFANLKKLNNIGIEQYKKELEEKIKILNLLLNKYNDGRKKSFYCLAVNLLELNDINEVISKLNEKTRNETDLKKKAKIAQELFNSAAKNKNITLKLNKKRK from the coding sequence ATGAAAAATTATAAAAGAGACTACGCCCTATTATCATTATGCGGATTAAACTGCGGATTATGTACCATGCATATTGACGGATACTGCCCCGGATGCGGAGGCGGAGACGGTCATCAATCATGCAAAATAGTGAAATGTGCTATTACAACAAGTTCACCGGAATTCTGCAGCTTATGCAGTGAATATCCATGTAAAAATTACGAACACATAACAGATTTCGATTCATTTATAACACACCAAAATATGTTTGCTAATCTAAAAAAGTTAAATAATATAGGAATAGAACAATATAAAAAAGAATTAGAAGAAAAAATCAAAATACTAAATCTCTTATTAAATAAATATAACGATGGAAGGAAAAAATCATTTTACTGCCTCGCGGTAAATTTACTTGAACTAAATGATATAAATGAAGTTATTTCGAAATTAAATGAAAAAACTAGAAACGAAACTGATTTAAAGAAAAAAGCAAAAATTGCACAAGAATTATTTAATTCAGCGGCAAAAAATAAAAATATCACTTTAAAACTGAATAAGAAAAGGAAATGA